From Neoarius graeffei isolate fNeoGra1 chromosome 27, fNeoGra1.pri, whole genome shotgun sequence:
CTTCAGTGTGTGGAGTGTACGGTCACTGCTGGAACAGCAGGTCAACTGTAAATGCACTAATAAACGGACAAAAATTACAATAGAGTACAGGTAGGTCCAGGAAACacatgtaggtgtgtgtgtgtgagtgagagagagcgctcACAGCTGATCACTAGGTGAGTGTATTCGAGCTGAGCGACTGAGGAACTGCTGGAAAGCCTGGTTCTGGCGAGATGTGCgtttctcctcctccttcacagCGAGATGGAGCTTCTTCTGCAGCTCACACACCTGAGACACCTGCTCACTGAGCTGCTGCTGCACAGCCTCACAgtgcatctacacacacacacacgatactaTAAATACTGATATTTTCCAGACTGTAAATTGACTAATTTCTCACTGTGATGTGCTGAAATACTCCAGCGTAAGCAGCCCACCGGGGTAAAGGGGATTTCACACCTCGGCGTCTCTCTTGTCCTGCTGCAGTTGCTGTAATTGTCCCCGCTGCTGTGCTGCTTTACTGATAATGGAGTCCTCCAGGCCCTGAACTTTGACCTTCACCCCAGCCAGCACATCCTCCAGCTCCTCCGCTCTGCGTCTGTGACAGGAAGTGATGCTCAGTTATATCAGCACTGCAGCGGTATAACCGAGTAAAATCAGAGTTATAAGAGCTCTATATCGGCTCAGCTGCAGATTCacatcggcttttttttttttttatacagacACACGGAAAGTAATAGTAAACACACAGGAAGAAGAGTGAAAAGGTGTAGAAATATAGCTACAAGTAGTGAAATTAAAAAGGGAAACAGTCTGAAGACAGATAACAGTAGGGAAGTATTGCTAAAAGTCATAAAtgctcagtaaaaaaaaaaaaacagctaaaagTAGTTTGATGTGTAAAAACGTGTAACAGTACAGATACCACAAGAAAGGACGCGGCTCAAAATAGGGAAGGTTGAGAAAAAACAAACAGCTAAAAGTATTCGACATCAGTAAAACGGCTCAAAGTCCTAACAATAAAGGAAAGGTGCGAATAAAAGCGCGAAGAACTAAAACTAGTACATAACgtacaggattaaaaaaaaaaaaaaagatggaaaacCCATAATCATCAAAAAAGCAAAAGGTTAAATGTAAAGAAAAAGCTTAAAGTGcaaaatttttgaaaaataatccTGCAGTAAAATCTAAAAATATAATAAGTGGGGAAAATGTAAAATTGAAAGAGTTAgagtaaaaattaaaataaaagtgcagtaaatatctaaaatTAACAAAGGACAAAAAAAGTGTCGCAAAAAAGTTAATAAAAATGCATTAAAAATTCTAAAAATAAATATGTAGTAAATTTAGTGAAAGTTGTTGAGAAACAAAGGCTGTATATTATCCTACTATCCAGCAATCAGAAGATACAACAgcagtcttttttttccccctcaactcTGACACACAATCACTGAGTTAGAGAAAATGTGTTTAAGATTTAATATTTGTGCAGCTGTTTACTGTGAATGCAATGATGTAATAATGAGGCTGAGATTAATCAGTAAACAGTTATGGCTTTGAACAGATAgctctgtgtgtgagagacactgcAGAAAGCATACGGTACCCACTCCACTCGTATAATTTCAGACAGCAGGTGGTGATCACCTGGAGCTCACACTGTGCTCTGAATTATTAAACCTCTGGATAATGGGATTATTTATCACAGAAAGATCTCTCCAGTGATTAATTATTTAAACATCCTGCAGAGTTGGCATGAACACATGAGTATATCCAGCATGTTAATGGGAAAACGGTGTACATGTGAGCTGTACTGTGGGCGGGGCTTACTTTAACTTGCTGTTGGACTGGATGAGCTCCTGGATCAGCGCTTGTCTCCGCTCCGAGTCCGTCAGCATCGTCTTCAGCATGACGCGCAGCTCAGACGAGGACGCCCTCTCCAACAGCACCAGGTCTgcgttgtgattggtcagaaggcattGGTTCATTTTCATGCGCTCATTCGAAGGTGtcgtcgtttctatagtaaccacaCGGACTTGACAGGGTGAAGTTGTGTGTAAGGGcacctttatggaaggagtctccagtgtccgcGCTTTGTTTCACCGTTTCTCATTGTAAAATAACGTTACAAGATTTGATTTTCCGTGCATTTCTAAAATGTATTAATACCATAATTCATGATGCGACACATCACAAGTTTGTTAATCTTTTCTGCTGTTTATCCAATAATGTTAGCAGCTACATGTATAGATATTTGAAGCATTCAGTCCTGAAGCACATGCTGAATATCATCACACTACGTGGTGCAATTTATCATCAGTGTTCGAGTAAATAAATACCTGCCAGGCTCTTGTTCTCGGTGGGATCTGTGAAGCGGACTGGTTTAAAGCCGTGCTGCTGCAGCAGGCGGTTCACTGCGTCCCACTCCGTCTGCTCCTGCTGCACACACAACAAACTCACGGTGATACCACAAACTGAAACACGCTGACGAGAGACAAATCACAAACATCATTCCACCTGAAACTGACGACTGGTCCACAAAAATATGTAGGTCTTGTCTCTAGACCAAGGAGCAGAGTTCCTCTCCATCTTAATCAGTAATTTGAGACTCTACAGAGAAAAACGTGCTCGCAGCAGAAGTGGACAAGGCCAGACCTTCCGAGATGCTGCATGCAGTAAGAAGGTGGATGGTGTTCTCTCATATTCCCAACAAACCCCACCTCCTGCACCAGAATTGGCTCCTCCAGCCGATCCACAAAACTGTCAGGAACACACAGCAATCACCTGCTGAGAAATCCGGCTCTTTTCAATGAATCGGATCAGTTGGCTCGTCAATAAGAGTCGATTCCCAAACAGTCGACAAATTGTACGATATTTTAACCAGTGATTGTTCTCTCCGCGAAATTCCAGAAAACCTTGTTCTAATATTACTTCGTGTTGCATTTTACAAAATATGCAAacgaatcattcattcattcattctcggtTCATAGACACAGCTGAGTCAAATGCGTCTGACCCGAACAAACTGCTCAGGTGTTGAAAATAACAGAATTTTATTGATTAATTTATTAAATTACACCGCAAGACGACGTAGAGGTGGCGCTTACTTctacaaaatgaagaaaaaaagctGCTTAACATACGCGAGTCGACTCTCTCCGCTCATCTGAGTGAGTCGATTCAAAGAGCCGACTCTTTTTAGAACGACACACTACagtttagagaaaaaaaaataagatgtTAATAAAGATGTTTAATTCCAACTCGCCTTCTCCATCTTGTCTTCTTATGCCGAGTGAAGAGACGTTTGTCAGGTTTTATACAATTACACGCAAAGTTGTTTAAAAATGTCGCTGTTGTAATCTCAGAAAACAAACAGAGTGGTTTATGCTAGCTCTGCAACTGTTTACTATGAAGCTAAGCTAGCCAACGCCAGCGTTTTGCGTTATTTCAGCTAAACAAAGCTAATAAACTGAGAATAATCATaacctaacctgtcagaaaccgTTACTTGTTTATTTTTCGGGCTAACTTGTACACACAACACAAACTTTCTGTCGTTTCAAATAACTGCAGAAAATGCCGCAACCACCCACTTCCTGATTATGGACCAATACTGAGTCGGTGTATATGGATACACCACGCCCACTAAAATATCTCTCGCGAGACTTTATATTTATACATGTTGGCTTTCGTGTGGAACCTCTCGCGAGATTTCTATTACACTACAGAGGAAAGAGaaaaatgaataataaaaggaaaataaattttaaatattGGTTGAATAAAGTGAAGAAGGATCAAATCTGTTCTGCGCTACTTAGTTAATGCAGTTAAATATTTTTGATTATTAAGCAAATACTATGGTTTGTTCAGTTATATGCTTAAGTTATATATGCTTattaatgttatcttcatttttcactctacctttatattttgcattccatatgcactttatatttcatattttatatatatatatttctttttgggcggcacggtggtgtagtggttagcgctgtcgcctcacagcaagaaggtcctgggttcgagccccggggccggcgagggcctttctgtgtggagtttgcatgttctccccgtgtccgcgtgggtttcctccgggtgctccggtttcccccacagtccaaagacatgcaggttaggttaactggtgactctaaattgagcgtaggtgtgaatgtgagtgtgaatggttgtctgtgtctatgtgtcagccctgtgatgacctggcgacttgtccagggtgtcctttcgcccatagtcagctgggataggctccagcttgcctgcgaccctgtagaaggataaagcggctacagataatgagatgagatattttatatatatatatatatatatatatatatatatatatatttttttttttaattttggtaagcgtagtttggtcgggcagttgcaaaataagaatttcattacccaataataaaccgctgtgtctgttattgtgtatatgacaaataaaaaatcttgaatcttatCTTGCATATATGAATCACattttacctggggaagagatggcacctgTGGGAAGAAGACAAGCCAGTGGagtcagtgtgatgctctggacaatgttctgctgagaaaccttgggtcctggctttCATGTGGCTGTTACTCAGACATGTACCACCTACCTGAACATTGCAGCACATCAAGTTCACCTCTTCAAAACTCCCTAAAGGCAGTGGTCTCTTTCTGCAGGATAAAGCTCCCCTGACACACTGCAGAAACTGCTCAGGAATGACAAGACCCAGCTTCCAaaatccccagatctcaatctgatcaagcatctgtgggatgtgctggacaatccatggaggccccacccaCAAATTACAGGACTCAAAGGATCTGCTGCAAACGTCTTGGTACCAGATACAGTACCACAGCacgccttcagaggtcttgtggagtccaggtCTCAAGAGTCAGAGCGGTTTTGGCAGCACAAGAGGGACCGAGGCAGATAGTTTTAACATTATGGCTGAATGATCTAGATAGATGCAATATTTAATCATTAAAATTTCCTTTAACCACCTTGAATTTATGCAGCACATTTTTgtccatttctttaaaaaaaaagtgtagttCTTGTGTAATGGATCAGCGTTTTCATAGTAATAGTTATTGAACTTTATTGTACTCTAAAACTCAGTACTGCTCTAGTGTTTATGGGAGATTTTTGAGTATTTAAACCTTGTACAGACTTCACTACTTACGTTAGCAAGTGAAAACATCTTGAATATAAGCtgatttatttaatatttcttaTTATGAGATTTTTGATATATTTCCTAATTTGGGGGTTGAATTTGTCATTTTATTGTGAAATCAGTTCGTATATTTCTAGAAATAAAAACCATGTTTAATATATATTTGCAGTTCATTATTAAACAAGTAAAATTTTCGATTAATTTATTATATTATTGTGTACTTTGATGTGATTAGTTCAGTGGTGTCTTTACACAGTGCTGATTAAACGCTTGATGTTATTTTGAAGGATAAAATGAGACACACAGAGAGCACATGCTGATAGAAGTGTATTCTTTATTTGTTTCTCTTATGCAGTTACAGATGTTGATGCTTTCATATCATCCatacagagatatttcactctttTACATCTTAAGACTGCTTACAAGTtacttattgttattattagttaCGGCATGTTACGTGGTCATGGCATCAAGTCCTAGTTTTTGTTCAGAACCTCAACATCGACGTCCTCGGTGCGAGACACGACCTTGCCATCAATCACTTCCTCGACCACAGTGCGCACACGCTTCGTCACCACTGGTTCGGCTGCACAGAGACATGGGACACAGAGACAGCGTTAGaggtgttcacacacacacacacacacacacacacacacacacacacacacacacacacacacacacctccaatcTCACACTCAGTTTGCCAGACTGAATATATTCTCTGCCAAATGGTGGTAAATGTATCACACTAACTATTTTACAGCAAAACAGCTGAAGCACGTAAATAAAAATCCCCAAAACGTTATAAAATCAATCAACTTACGTTTTGGTGGAGGTTTATGAACCTCAACCACCTTGGTCACTGTGGTTCGACTGCAAGAATAAAAcagaaaatacatttaaaaaaattattctgTAGCATGAGAAATCTCAAAGATTTATTTTACAGAGAAATAAAGCACAAatatttaatttgaaaaaaaaaccccacattatgattattatgaataAGAATAATGTATAAATTGAgaacttgggggggaaaaaaatcaagattaataaaataaattacattTATTGACCACAACAACCCAGGACTACATTTAAATATGACTAAAGAAATGTTATATTTCTATTATTAAAATATATATTAGTGATACATTAAATAGTAATTTTATATGAACATTTTCTCAATATTGGTAAATTGCTATTTCTgggaaattattattatcatcatcatgtaATGTGGTAAATGCTAATCATATTAGAATTAAAGCAAATAAAATAAAGTCTGAAAATCATTAGATTCAAAATAAAAATGTAGACATTTTAAAATATGCTCTGTGTAGCCTTACTGCTCAGCATGCGCCAGACTGCAGTGAGAATGTGATAAATAACGAGCTAAAATAAACAAACTAAACGAAAGCGTAGCCTACTTGATGTTCTCTCCGTCCAGCAGGCGTCTGTATTCGGCGATCTCCAGCTCGAGTCTGGTCTTGATATCCAGCAGCAGCTCGTATTCGGTCGCCTGCCTCTCGATGTCCTGACGCATCTGCGTAAGCTCCTCCTCCAGTCTGATGACTATGGCCTGTAGTTGGCTGAGCTGGACACTGAAGCGGCTCTCTGTGTCGCGCAGCGTGCCCTCCAGAGCCGCTTTCTGACCAAACAAAGAGCACAAAGAGAGGGTGAGCAATGGTGCCATGGGGAGTGGGCAGGGCTACGACTTGTGATGTAACAACGGCGGAGCATTTTAGTGAAGATGGTGGCATCATTTTAAATGTATATAGTAacatttactctgtgtgtgtgtgtgtgtgtgtgtgtgtgtgtgtgtgtgtgtgtgtgtgtgtgtgtgtgtgtaccaggctAATTTGAGACTGCAGCTCAATTTGCAGCGCCTGCAGGGTTCTCTTGAGCTCGCTGACCTCACTGCGGTGAGTTTCGATAGACTCTGTGCTCAACTTCACCTGCTTGTTCAAATCATCAAACTGTCcaaggaaagggagagagaggtcaaagtttgcaaaataaataaataaataaataaatatctggtTTAAAACGAGGTTATGTGTTTGATCACTTTACAATAAATGCAGTGACTCATTGATAATCCTCCACTGTGGGACCTGAGTTAATCCCCGTGTCTCACCTTGACCTTGTACCAGGCCTCCATTTCACGGCGGTTCTTTTCAGTGATCCCCTCGTACTGTGCGCGGATCTCATCGAGGATGTGAGACAGGTCCTGCTGAGGAGCAGCGTCCACCTCCACGTTCACACTGCTGGAGGTCATCTGAGCACGCATAGCCGCCATCTCCTAcacaaggtgaaaaaaataataataataaaaaaaaaaatcacactgttaAACTGTGAGCTCAGTCACACTTTATTACAAGATAGAactgcatttttttatttcataaagaCATCATACAGCGCTGACTCATTAAGTTAACATGTTAGCAAAATAATAACTTCAGAGGTGTATTTTAAAGACGGTGGCATTTAATGGCAGTTGATGATGTAAGTGGGCGTGTTCTGGATTATGACTCGTGCGTATCTGTGAATGCCACTGAAGGCATTTCCAGAGATTCCGGACATGCCTTTTCTGAATATCCTAAACACCTGAGTGCTTGTGTAAGCCTCCTCACCTCATTGCTCATCTAAAGGCTTTGCCGCTTTGAACTGGAAACCAAGTACAACTTAAACACTTAATAAATGATTAATAAGCTAAACTGATGTAACTCTTAGAACTGACATTACTTGCTGTTATATTGCGCTGAAAAGAAAGTGCTCATCAAGTGTTTTCTTGCTAACCTCATCGTGGTTCTTCTTCAGGTAGATCAGCTCCTCTTTGAGGCCTTCGATCCGCATCTCCAGGTCTGAGCGGGTCATGGTGAGGTCATCCAGGACACGGCGCAGCCCGGCGATGTCAGACTCCACAGACTGGCGCAGCAACAGCTCGTTGTcatacctgaaaaaaaaaaggaatataataaaaaaaaagttttgaaaagGAAAAGATTTAATAGAAATAAACACactataaaaatgttataattaCTTGTGTTAAAAGAATCCCTGATGTATGATTGATCCATTTATTCAattaataaaatataaatatttacATTAACTTGTAGCTTTAATAcacagtaaaaaacagcacacaTTAAGCCCTAGCTAGATGTGAGCCTGGGTGATGAGTCTGATTAATAAATGCATCTCTGATGTCACTTTGCATTTCATATTTAGTGAAATAATCATAGTGGTTTTTCCCGGACACTGACTTGACTCTGAAGTCCTCAGCAGCCAGCTTGGCGTTGTCGATCTGCAGAATGATCCTGGCGTTGTCCAGGTTGGCGACTCTGATCTGCACAAGAGCACATTTCACGCGTCACACCAATTTCTTTGTTAAATTTGTTCGACTGAACATTTTTGTCCAGTCGGGGTCATCGAGTGCATTGATAACATCACGAATATGAATGGAGTTGTATTTAATAATAATGaaatcacaacacacacacacattttatatatatatatatatatatatatatatatatatatatatatatatatatatatataataaaaaaatatatatatatatgtatctaATGAATGTATTTAGGAaacctcggggggggggggggggggggaaacaccGTTATTAGTCTTTTTACTATCTTTGTGC
This genomic window contains:
- the krt97 gene encoding keratin 97, which encodes MSSASVVSLSSSRLGGFSSSSLTLSGGLQRRSAVRAPSVYGGADGRSVRVSSHQFLHGSQSNLFGQSGLSLEGVGVGVGHSDKLTMQNLNDRLATYLEKVRALEKANAELELKIREWYQKRAPVTRDYSHFLTTIHDLRDKIRVANLDNARIILQIDNAKLAAEDFRVKYDNELLLRQSVESDIAGLRRVLDDLTMTRSDLEMRIEGLKEELIYLKKNHDEEMAAMRAQMTSSSVNVEVDAAPQQDLSHILDEIRAQYEGITEKNRREMEAWYKVKFDDLNKQVKLSTESIETHRSEVSELKRTLQALQIELQSQISLKAALEGTLRDTESRFSVQLSQLQAIVIRLEEELTQMRQDIERQATEYELLLDIKTRLELEIAEYRRLLDGENINRTTVTKVVEVHKPPPKPEPVVTKRVRTVVEEVIDGKVVSRTEDVDVEVLNKN